From Nymphaea colorata isolate Beijing-Zhang1983 chromosome 6, ASM883128v2, whole genome shotgun sequence, a single genomic window includes:
- the LOC116256692 gene encoding elicitor-responsive protein 1-like, giving the protein MVRGILEVLLVDAKGLHNTEFLAKMDPYVVIQCRNYERKSNIAKDQGSNPVWNEKISFPVQLPCVDDQLKLVLRILDKDTFSSDDFVGETTIHLKELITEGEENGVAEIKPCSYAVVLADRTYCGKIQIGVKFTLKEV; this is encoded by the exons atggtTCGCGGGATCCTGGAAGTGTTGTTGGTCGATGCAAAGGGTCTCCACAACACCGAATTTCTTG CGAAGATGGATCCATACGTGGTGATTCAATGCCGGAACTATGAACGCAAGAGCAATATCGccaaag ATCAAGGAAGCAACCCTGTGTGGAACGAGAAAATCAGTTTCCCGGTGCAACTTCCGTGTGTAGATGATCAGCTCAAGCTCGTGCTAAGGATTTTAGACAAGGATACGTTCTCCAGTGATGATTTCGTCGGCGAAACTAC GATACATTTGAAAGAGTTGATTACGGAGGGAGAagaaaatggagttgctgaaatAAAGCCATGCTCATACGCTGTCGTTTTAGCAGACAGAACTTACTGTGGTAAAATTCAAATCGGTGTGAAGTTTACGCTAAAG GAAGTATAG